From a region of the Nitrospira sp. genome:
- a CDS encoding SAM-dependent methyltransferase: protein MSTGHPELVAAIASEIAAFGPIPFVRFMELALYHPQFGYYMRAPEHTTERIGWRGDFYTSSDVHPILGQALAKQAEQMHRLLGQPGQFTVIEMGPGKGLLAKHFLSACQRNFNSLFRQLRYVLIERSPAMREVQRKNLDSWIDQPDLLTWKEDLESLAPVTGLFFSNELVDSFPVHRVQVTSKGIEELWVDHRDGRFVECLKPLSSDALASHLRRVRTDWPESYRSEINLHALAWMDQVARHLDRGFVLTIDYGHTMQDLYQSDRTDGTFLCYSRHSTHEDPFTRVGDQDMTAHVDFSSLAAAGEERGLRTSGFTNQLSFLMGLGVEQMMEELEPDSGEFHAAIHLLKPNGMGTTFKVLVQHKGILDPELDGLKYKPFFRSALIAQSAA, encoded by the coding sequence GTGAGCACAGGGCATCCGGAATTGGTTGCTGCCATTGCCTCTGAGATCGCCGCTTTTGGTCCGATTCCATTTGTTCGCTTCATGGAGTTGGCCCTCTACCACCCACAGTTCGGCTACTACATGCGCGCGCCGGAACACACGACGGAACGGATTGGTTGGCGTGGCGATTTCTACACGAGTTCGGACGTGCACCCGATCCTTGGACAAGCTCTGGCAAAGCAAGCCGAGCAGATGCACCGGTTGCTCGGCCAACCGGGCCAGTTTACCGTCATTGAAATGGGACCCGGCAAAGGGTTGCTGGCGAAACACTTCCTATCGGCTTGCCAGCGTAACTTCAACTCATTGTTCCGGCAGCTTCGGTATGTCCTGATTGAACGAAGCCCCGCCATGCGGGAGGTGCAGCGCAAAAACCTCGATTCCTGGATCGATCAACCGGATCTTCTGACCTGGAAGGAAGATCTTGAAAGTCTCGCGCCCGTCACCGGACTGTTCTTCAGTAATGAACTCGTCGATTCGTTTCCGGTGCACCGAGTTCAAGTGACTTCGAAAGGGATAGAAGAGCTCTGGGTAGACCATCGGGACGGTCGGTTCGTGGAATGCCTGAAACCGTTGTCGTCGGACGCGCTCGCCTCTCACCTCCGCCGCGTGAGGACTGATTGGCCGGAAAGCTATCGTTCCGAGATCAACCTCCATGCGTTGGCCTGGATGGACCAAGTGGCTCGGCATCTGGACCGTGGATTCGTGCTCACCATCGATTACGGTCACACGATGCAGGATCTCTATCAGTCCGACCGAACGGACGGGACGTTCCTCTGTTACTCGCGACACTCCACCCATGAGGATCCATTCACGCGTGTGGGTGACCAAGACATGACCGCCCATGTGGACTTCTCAAGTCTGGCTGCCGCAGGCGAGGAGCGGGGACTTCGGACGAGCGGTTTTACGAATCAACTGAGTTTTCTCATGGGACTCGGTGTCGAACAGATGATGGAGGAGCTGGAACCGGATAGCGGGGAGTTCCACGCGGCGATTCATCTCTTGAAACCGAACGGCATGGGCACCACATTCAAAGTCCTCGTCCAGCACAAGGGAATCCTTGATCCTGAACTCGATGGCCTGAAGTACAAACCGTTCTTTCGTTCGGCGCTCATAGCGCAATCAGCTGCATGA